Proteins encoded together in one Pseudomonas sp. TCU-HL1 window:
- the purH gene encoding bifunctional phosphoribosylaminoimidazolecarboxamide formyltransferase/IMP cyclohydrolase — protein MTDQTTRLPVRRALISVSDKTGIVEFARELAALGVEILSTGGTYKLLKDNAIAAVEVADYTGFPEMMDGRVKTLHPKIHGGILGRRDLDGAVMEQHGIKPIDLVAVNLYPFEATVAKPDCDLPTAIENIDIGGPTMVRSAAKNHKDVAIVVNASDYAGVLEGLKSGGLTYAQRFDLALKAFEHTSAYDGMIANYLGTIDQARDTLSTEGRGAFPRTFNSQFIKAQEMRYGENPHQSAAFYVEAKKGEASVSTAVQLQGKELSFNNVADTDAALECVKSFVKPACVIVKHANPCGVAVVPENEGGIRKAYDLAYATDTESAFGGIIAFNRELDGETAKAIVERQFVEVIIAPKISAAAREVVAAKANVRLLECGEWPAERAAGWDFKRVNGGLLVQSRDIGMIKAEDLKIVTQRAPSEQEIHDLIFAWKVAKFVKSNAIVYAKNRQTVGVGAGQMSRVNSARIAAIKAEHAGLEVKGAVMASDAFFPFRDGIDNAAKAGITAVIQPGGSMRDNEVIAAADEAGIAMVFTGMRHFRH, from the coding sequence ATGACCGACCAGACCACCCGCCTTCCCGTACGCCGCGCCCTGATCAGCGTCTCCGACAAGACCGGCATCGTCGAGTTCGCCCGTGAACTGGCTGCCCTTGGCGTGGAAATTCTCTCCACTGGCGGCACCTACAAGCTGCTCAAGGACAACGCCATCGCTGCCGTGGAAGTCGCCGACTACACCGGCTTCCCGGAAATGATGGACGGTCGCGTGAAGACCCTGCACCCGAAGATCCACGGCGGCATCCTCGGCCGTCGCGACCTCGATGGCGCAGTCATGGAACAACACGGCATCAAGCCGATCGACCTGGTCGCGGTCAACCTCTACCCCTTCGAAGCCACCGTCGCCAAGCCTGACTGCGACCTGCCCACCGCCATCGAGAACATCGATATCGGCGGCCCGACCATGGTCCGCAGCGCCGCGAAGAACCACAAGGACGTCGCCATCGTGGTCAACGCCAGCGACTACGCCGGCGTCCTCGAAGGCCTGAAGTCCGGCGGCCTGACCTACGCCCAGCGTTTCGACCTGGCCCTCAAGGCGTTCGAGCACACCTCCGCCTACGACGGCATGATCGCCAACTACCTGGGCACCATCGACCAGGCTCGCGACACCCTGTCCACCGAAGGCCGTGGCGCCTTCCCGCGCACCTTCAACAGCCAGTTCATCAAGGCCCAGGAAATGCGCTACGGCGAGAACCCGCACCAAAGCGCGGCGTTCTACGTGGAAGCGAAGAAGGGTGAGGCCAGCGTCTCTACCGCCGTGCAGCTGCAGGGCAAGGAACTGTCCTTCAACAACGTGGCTGACACCGACGCCGCGCTGGAGTGCGTGAAGAGCTTCGTCAAGCCGGCCTGCGTCATCGTCAAGCACGCCAACCCGTGCGGCGTGGCCGTGGTACCGGAAAACGAAGGCGGCATCCGCAAGGCCTACGACCTGGCCTATGCCACCGACACCGAATCCGCCTTTGGCGGCATCATCGCCTTCAACCGCGAGCTGGATGGCGAAACCGCCAAGGCCATCGTCGAGCGCCAGTTCGTCGAAGTCATCATCGCTCCGAAAATCTCCGCTGCCGCCCGTGAAGTGGTTGCCGCCAAGGCCAACGTGCGCCTGCTGGAATGCGGCGAATGGCCGGCCGAACGCGCCGCTGGCTGGGACTTCAAGCGGGTCAACGGTGGCCTGCTGGTGCAGAGCCGCGACATCGGCATGATCAAGGCGGAAGACCTGAAGATTGTGACCCAGCGCGCCCCGAGCGAGCAGGAAATTCACGACCTGATCTTCGCCTGGAAAGTGGCCAAGTTCGTCAAATCCAACGCCATCGTCTACGCCAAGAACCGCCAGACCGTCGGCGTCGGCGCCGGCCAGATGAGCCGCGTCAACTCCGCCCGCATCGCCGCCATCAAGGCCGAGCATGCCGGTCTCGAAGTGAAAGGTGCGGTCATGGCTTCCGATGCCTTCTTCCCCTTCCGCGATGGCATCGACAACGCAGCCAAGGCCGGCATCACCGCCGTGATCCAGCCGGGTGGCTCCATGCGTGACAACGAAGTCATCGCCGCCGCCGATGAAGCGGGCATCGCAATGGTCTTCACCGGCATGCGTCATTTCCGTCATTAA